The region GAACCGCGATGGGAACCGTCCGGCCGAGCAGATAATTTCCGCGCCGGCGGCGGAAGACATCGATGCCTTTCAGGATGTTGTCGATCGTCTTCTGCTTGAATCCCGGAACACAAAGCAGTTGATCCGTCCTGCACAGTGCTTCGAGCTCTTCGACGGTCTGGATGCGGAACTTATCGTAGATTTCCTTGGCGGTCTTCGGCCCGACGCTGGGGATCTCGACTATCCTGACGAGGCCCGGGGGAACCTCCTCCTTCAGCTTTTCGAGGAAATCGATTTTGCCGGAGCGGATATATTCGTCGATTTTGCCGGCGAGGTCTTCCCCGATGCCCGGAACATTTCGCAGCGTGCCGTTCAGCGCAAGGGTTTCGATGTTGTCGGCCAGACCTTCAATGTTAGTCGCAGCCCGGCGGTAAGCGCGCACACGAAACGGATTCGCACCCTGAATTTCGAGGAGGTCGGCTATCTGATGGAATTGGAACGAGACCTCGAGATTGCGCATGAAGTGATCATAGCAATCTTTGGATCTCCCGGGAGGCGGATGTCACTTGCATTCCATCGCACGCATCCATGCGGCAGGCCAGCGCTTTCGACTCGCAAGCGCCGCTGCGAACCGTGACGGTGCAGTTGTTGCAGGTGCCGTTCCAGCAGAAGCGGCCGTACGGAATCGTTTGCGGAGCCGCAAATTGAAGACCGCGAAGCAGCGTGTTGTTCTCGGGCATCTCCATGTCCCGGCCCAAGACGCTCACCCGCAGAAGTTTCTCATAGTCACCGTAAAGTTCGGCGTCCACGACCTTCTTATCGGCGGGAAAGCGGCAAACTTTAGCCCGAATAATCCCAGACCTCCGACATCTGTTTGAGGGGAGCGTCTAAACCTTCAGGGATTCGTTTGTAATAAAACGGGGGAATTATGGAAACACTTCTTGTCGTCGCGATTGTTTTGACGGCGCTCGCCATCATCGTTCAGGCCGGCGTGCTCCTCAGCATGTACCTTTTATCGCGGCGGCTTACAAGCAAAGCCGAACTGCTGATGACTGAAAGCCAGCGGCTGATCGCACCATTGGAGTCGATAACAAGCAACCTGAAGTCCGTCGCGAACGACATGGCGGAAACCGGCAAGGTTGCGCATTCTCAGGTTCTGCAGATCCAGCGAATGCTGAATGAGACCCAGGCAAATATCCGTGTCCACATTGCAGAGGTCCGGGAAATGGTCCTCGATACGGTCGATGAAGCGCGAACCGTCGTCATGCGGCCGGTCCGTGAATACTCCGCAATCGCAATGGGCATCGCTGAAGGCATCCGCACGTTGTTTAAGGGCCGGCGAAAAGAATCCGCCGAAACCGGCGTCATTATTGAAGAGATCGTGATTGAACAGAAGCGCCCCGCGGCGTAAAGGGAAGGAACCACAAGAAGCACAAAAGGCACAGGAGCGTTCCGTCTCCTGTGCCTTTTGTGCTTCTTGTGGTTCCTTCCCCTCCTTCCTGCATGTTATTATTTCGGTTTCTTGTCTATCGCGGGCCGTTAGCTCAACTGGCAGAGCAACTGACTCTTAATCAGTAGGTTTCAGGTTCGATTCCTGAACGGCTCATTTTTAGAATCAATTAATTACGGCCGCCGTTCGGCGGCCGTTTTTCTTGGGGCATCGCTGTGGCACCCGACGCAATCAAACGAGTGTTTGGTCCGTCCCAAACCTTGGGCAGACGGCGCATGTTTTGACCTTGGCCGCCCACTCGTTTGGCACCAAAAACCCGTCGAGGCCGGTAAATGCCGCTTCTAATGCGTTGATCGTGCCGTGGTCGACATCGGCTTACCTTCGCGCTGCCTGACACGACAGCTCTCGACAACCTGACCAACGTCTCCGCACGCCTTCGGGTGCAGACTCAGTCCGCATAGGATATTCAGATAGCTGCCGGAGTCTGGAGCATCAGTGCGGCGCCGACGAAACTCTGGCGGGCATGATCCTGGAATTCCACGACATACGATTCAATGACCTTGCCGGCTTCCCATTCGACAAGGTCCACGGCGACAATTTCACCGGCTTGGCCTTTATAAGTTTCTTTTACCGGGGAGCTGACTATAACGCGGTCGCCGAGCTTGAATCGTGTCATGCGGCAAAAACTGTACGATGCAATTGAAAGAG is a window of Terriglobia bacterium DNA encoding:
- a CDS encoding 2Fe-2S iron-sulfur cluster-binding protein, with product MDAELYGDYEKLLRVSVLGRDMEMPENNTLLRGLQFAAPQTIPYGRFCWNGTCNNCTVTVRSGACESKALACRMDACDGMQVTSASREIQRLL